The nucleotide window GACAGCATCCCGTATGCGGCCTTGGGAGCATTGATCTTTCCCGGAATTTTATCCGTCGCCAAAGGAGAACCTTGGATCGGTTTGGCAGGTGGGATTGTCGCCGCAATCCTGGCGTATTGGCGACTGCATATCATGTATGTCGTCTTTGGATCGATTCTGGCCGTGATGATGGCGAAATCATTTTGAATCCAAACAGCCCAGCGGAATTCCCCTTCGTCCGCTGGGCTGTTTTCATATGCTAGATCGGTTCATTCCACTGGTGGGATGAAAATATGAATGAAGAAAGTCTGTGTTGCAAACTAGTTTTTACTTTAAGATTGTGAGAAGTCTTCATTCTTCTCACCGACAACAATCGTTATTTGGTATCGTGATAAATGAATACTCACTCGGAGGGTTTAATGGAGTCAAGTCTGTTGGATCTAATTGGTTTTTCGAGTATTCACCAGTCTGAAAAGCTAACTGAAATGTGTGATCACACATTCATTTGAAAAGGGTTGTCTGAATGGCCACATCTTAGAACGTATCCTGTGAGTCTTAATCTAGCTATCCGCACCGCTTGGGACATTGTTTCCCAATTTGTTGCGACAAGATGCGAACCGCCCTGCCCAGCTTCGATACGTCAACGAATAGCCTGGTTTCCTCACCGATATAGATCGCCTTCACCTTTACCCTGCACCACAAT belongs to Polycladomyces subterraneus and includes:
- a CDS encoding AzlD domain-containing protein; this translates as MTDHLLLIILGMSVVTLIPRWLPVWIMDRITWPDWAREWLDSIPYAALGALIFPGILSVAKGEPWIGLAGGIVAAILAYWRLHIMYVVFGSILAVMMAKSF